From the genome of Solidesulfovibrio carbinolicus, one region includes:
- a CDS encoding DUF503 domain-containing protein codes for MVVGVLTLQFALHGNDSLKGKRRVAQSLKQKLRNKFNVAVAEVAMQESWDTLVLAAVAVSGEATHVRGLLQKAVNMVEAAALAELVYDDIEILTL; via the coding sequence ATGGTCGTAGGCGTCCTCACCCTCCAGTTCGCCCTCCACGGCAACGATTCCCTCAAGGGCAAGCGCCGCGTGGCCCAAAGCCTCAAGCAGAAGCTGCGCAACAAATTCAACGTGGCCGTCGCCGAAGTGGCCATGCAGGAATCCTGGGACACGCTGGTCCTGGCCGCCGTGGCCGTGTCCGGCGAAGCCACCCACGTCCGGGGCCTCCTGCAAAAGGCCGTCAACATGGTCGAAGCCGCCGCCCTGGCCGAACTGGTCTACGACGACATCGAAATCCTCACGCTCTAG
- the nusA gene encoding transcription termination factor NusA codes for MTELKKAIDQISKDRGIDRDLLVDTLEEAVRSSVIRKYGENLDVEVSYNDEQGEIEVYQFKVVVEDDDVADPAAEICLSDAKAIDPNVALEDEMGFKLAVEDLGRIAAQSAKQVIIQRMRDAEQEIIYEEYKDRKGEIISGIIQRRDRAGWIINLGRTEALLPKEEQIPRERYKRGDRVQAFIIEVLPSGRGPQIIVSRTHGDYMKALFAREVPEVSDGTVKIVAVARDPGSRAKVAVISKDRDVDPVGACVGIRGSRIQNIVQELRGERIDIVVWNPEIATYAANALSPSRVTRISVDEDEKSLEVVVTDDQLNLAIGRKGQNVKLAAKLLGWKIDIVTESRFREANASKKFLEQLASVAEIHVDNIIAAGFVSMEQLAEADDEAIDAIAGMTPSKRDDLRAALKLMGAFDKPAPVDDEDAPIDEDAPSEGEAPADGETPVDDAAPSEGEAPAGDDAATGTEETNADEAK; via the coding sequence ATGACCGAACTGAAAAAAGCCATCGATCAGATCAGCAAGGATCGCGGCATCGACCGCGACCTGCTGGTGGACACCCTGGAAGAAGCCGTCCGTTCGTCGGTGATCCGCAAGTACGGCGAGAACCTCGACGTGGAGGTCAGCTACAACGACGAGCAGGGGGAGATCGAGGTCTACCAGTTCAAGGTCGTGGTGGAAGACGACGACGTGGCCGACCCGGCCGCCGAGATCTGCCTGTCCGACGCCAAGGCCATCGACCCCAACGTGGCCCTGGAAGACGAGATGGGCTTCAAGCTCGCCGTCGAGGACCTCGGCCGCATCGCCGCCCAGTCCGCCAAGCAGGTGATCATCCAGCGCATGCGCGACGCCGAGCAGGAGATCATCTACGAGGAATACAAGGACCGTAAGGGCGAAATCATTTCCGGCATCATCCAGCGCCGCGACCGGGCCGGTTGGATCATCAACCTCGGCCGCACCGAGGCGCTTTTGCCCAAGGAAGAGCAGATCCCCCGCGAGCGCTACAAGCGCGGCGACCGGGTCCAGGCCTTTATCATCGAAGTCCTGCCTTCCGGGCGCGGACCCCAGATCATCGTGTCGCGCACCCACGGCGACTACATGAAAGCCCTTTTCGCCCGCGAAGTGCCGGAAGTTTCCGACGGCACGGTCAAGATCGTGGCCGTGGCGCGCGATCCCGGCTCCCGGGCCAAGGTGGCCGTCATCTCCAAGGACCGCGACGTCGATCCGGTCGGCGCCTGCGTCGGCATCCGCGGCTCGCGCATCCAGAACATCGTGCAGGAACTGCGCGGCGAACGCATCGACATCGTGGTCTGGAACCCCGAGATCGCCACCTACGCCGCCAACGCCCTGTCGCCCTCACGGGTCACCCGCATTTCCGTGGATGAGGACGAAAAATCCCTGGAAGTGGTGGTCACCGACGACCAGCTCAACCTGGCCATCGGCCGCAAGGGACAAAACGTCAAGCTGGCCGCCAAGCTGCTTGGCTGGAAGATCGACATCGTCACCGAATCCCGGTTCCGCGAGGCCAACGCCTCCAAGAAGTTCCTGGAGCAGCTGGCCAGCGTGGCCGAGATCCACGTGGACAACATCATCGCCGCCGGATTTGTCTCCATGGAGCAGCTGGCCGAGGCCGACGACGAGGCCATCGACGCCATCGCCGGCATGACGCCGTCCAAGCGCGACGATCTGCGCGCCGCCCTCAAACTGATGGGCGCCTTTGACAAGCCCGCGCCGGTTGACGACGAGGATGCCCCGATCGATGAGGACGCCCCGTCCGAGGGCGAGGCTCCGGCCGACGGGGAGACGCCGGTTGACGACGCGGCCCCGTCCGAAGGCGAAGCCCCGGCCGGCGACGACGCCGCGACCGGCACGGAAGAAACCAACGCGGACGAGGCCAAATGA
- a CDS encoding YlxR family protein gives MTRGKSQARPPWPVRMCVICRERFPKSELVRHVAAAEGEAGLAPDPRAVLPGRGHYLCANPACAEKFLKYSGRPRRRRGGSR, from the coding sequence ATGACGCGCGGCAAGTCCCAGGCCCGGCCGCCGTGGCCGGTGCGGATGTGCGTGATCTGCCGGGAGCGCTTCCCGAAAAGCGAGCTGGTCAGACACGTCGCGGCGGCCGAGGGCGAAGCGGGCCTTGCGCCCGATCCCCGGGCCGTCCTGCCCGGACGCGGGCACTATCTCTGCGCCAACCCCGCATGCGCCGAGAAATTTTTGAAATACTCCGGTCGGCCCAGGCGACGGAGGGGGGGGTCAAGGTGA
- the flgG gene encoding flagellar basal-body rod protein FlgG has product MMRSLWTASTGMVAMQMQIDTMSNNLANVNTVGFKKSRAEFEDLMYQTLQVAGTETVGGNRLPTGLQVGLGVKPTTVHKFFTQGDMQNTGNQLDIAIQGEGFFKVDVNGRELYTRAGSFKLNQDGTIVTANGYPLQPAFSVPTETKTITITENGHLSCLDANSAELAATDIPLYTFINNAGLTAEGRNLYSTSQASGAANEVTPGNQNAGTLAQGFLEMSNVELVDEMVGLIVGQRAYEANSKSITTADGMLQAAVNLKR; this is encoded by the coding sequence ATGATGCGATCACTGTGGACGGCCTCCACCGGCATGGTGGCCATGCAGATGCAAATCGACACCATGTCCAACAACCTGGCCAACGTGAACACCGTGGGCTTTAAAAAGAGCCGGGCCGAGTTCGAGGACCTCATGTACCAGACCTTGCAGGTGGCCGGCACCGAGACCGTGGGCGGCAACCGCCTGCCGACGGGCCTGCAGGTCGGCCTTGGCGTCAAGCCGACGACGGTGCACAAGTTCTTCACCCAAGGCGACATGCAAAACACCGGCAACCAGCTCGACATCGCCATTCAAGGCGAGGGCTTTTTCAAGGTCGACGTCAACGGCCGCGAGCTCTACACCCGGGCCGGTTCCTTCAAGCTCAACCAGGACGGCACCATCGTCACGGCCAACGGCTATCCGCTCCAGCCGGCCTTTTCCGTGCCCACCGAAACCAAGACCATCACCATCACCGAAAACGGCCACCTGTCCTGCCTGGACGCCAACAGCGCCGAGCTGGCCGCCACTGACATCCCGCTCTACACGTTTATCAACAATGCCGGCCTGACCGCCGAAGGCCGCAATCTCTATTCCACCAGCCAGGCCTCGGGCGCGGCCAACGAGGTCACCCCCGGCAACCAGAACGCCGGCACCCTGGCTCAGGGGTTCCTGGAAATGTCCAACGTGGAGCTCGTGGACGAAATGGTCGGGCTTATCGTCGGCCAGCGGGCCTACGAGGCCAACTCCAAGTCCATCACCACGGCCGACGGCATGTTGCAGGCCGCTGTCAACCTCAAGCGTTAA
- the flgA gene encoding flagellar basal body P-ring formation chaperone FlgA → MKRRAITILTVAVLAAAWLLAALPAGAGLWRITVREAATAAGERVLLSEIAEPSGEFPADAWAVLGATPLWYAPEAVGRVAVIPSAKVMEGLRYYLRDAPVEYALPNQLTMRRGGRVVSGQELRAMAVETLTPKIEALGAEAKLLSVSAPDHLFADDNASVGIEVAEVQPGRTTFRYVVTGPGARILQQAPAEAVVEHFGRVPVAIKNILPKDGAAMEQIAYVYERRNLAGIKGRVFEPGDGQWRARKGVGTGQVLMADDMEPMPLIVRGDQVKLIYQGRAVRLTMLAEAMTDGAPGGKITVKNNKFAKEITGLVKDKTTVVVQ, encoded by the coding sequence ATGAAACGCCGCGCCATCACCATTCTCACCGTCGCCGTCCTGGCCGCCGCCTGGCTCCTGGCCGCCCTGCCGGCCGGGGCCGGACTGTGGCGGATCACCGTGCGCGAGGCGGCCACGGCCGCCGGCGAGCGGGTGCTGTTGTCCGAAATCGCCGAACCTTCCGGCGAATTTCCGGCCGACGCCTGGGCCGTGCTCGGGGCCACGCCCCTGTGGTACGCCCCTGAGGCCGTGGGCCGCGTGGCCGTCATTCCCTCGGCCAAGGTCATGGAAGGGCTGCGCTATTATCTGCGCGACGCGCCGGTGGAATACGCCCTGCCAAACCAGTTGACCATGCGGCGCGGGGGCAGGGTGGTTTCCGGCCAGGAGCTGCGGGCCATGGCCGTCGAAACCTTGACGCCCAAGATCGAGGCCCTTGGGGCCGAGGCCAAGCTCTTGTCGGTTTCCGCTCCGGACCATCTTTTCGCCGACGACAATGCCAGCGTCGGCATTGAAGTCGCCGAAGTCCAGCCCGGCCGCACGACCTTTCGCTACGTGGTGACCGGACCCGGGGCAAGAATCTTGCAACAAGCCCCGGCAGAGGCCGTGGTCGAACATTTCGGCCGGGTGCCGGTGGCCATCAAGAACATTCTGCCCAAGGACGGCGCCGCCATGGAACAGATCGCCTACGTCTACGAACGCCGCAACCTGGCCGGGATCAAGGGCCGGGTGTTCGAGCCGGGCGACGGGCAGTGGCGGGCCAGAAAGGGCGTGGGCACGGGACAGGTCCTCATGGCCGACGACATGGAACCCATGCCGCTTATCGTCCGGGGCGATCAGGTCAAGCTCATCTACCAGGGCCGGGCCGTGCGCCTGACCATGCTGGCCGAGGCCATGACCGACGGCGCGCCCGGCGGCAAGATCACCGTCAAGAATAACAAGTTTGCCAAGGAAATCACTGGCCTCGTCAAGGACAAGACGACGGTGGTGGTGCAGTAG
- the flgF gene encoding flagellar basal-body rod protein FlgF has product MEMSMYSAVFGALSTETRLNISANNLANVNTTGYKRDRVSFEDTFYRYAHDYHMDPRGDIRQKQLLPRADLIAKPRLAMQQIDFAQGALTATGNPLDLAIQGPGFFKVSAGQGNAYYTRNGAFHRSAEGMLVNDQDMPVLGGGGPIQLPEGRISVGGDGAVYVDGAQVGQVDVVTVQNSDALMKYGANLYMPQTGATIQEGVMRAGTTEVAQGFLEKPNVEVVEEMVSMIETQRTFEAYQKVMTSANELDTKAIRVGTDKM; this is encoded by the coding sequence ATGGAAATGAGCATGTACAGCGCGGTTTTCGGCGCACTCTCAACGGAAACGCGTCTCAATATTTCCGCCAATAATTTGGCGAACGTCAACACCACGGGCTACAAGCGCGACCGGGTCTCCTTTGAGGACACCTTTTACCGCTACGCCCACGACTACCATATGGACCCCCGGGGCGACATCCGCCAGAAGCAGCTCTTGCCCCGGGCCGACCTCATTGCCAAGCCCCGCCTGGCCATGCAGCAGATCGACTTCGCCCAGGGGGCGCTGACGGCCACCGGCAACCCGCTGGACCTGGCCATCCAGGGACCGGGCTTTTTCAAGGTCTCGGCCGGCCAGGGCAATGCCTACTACACCCGAAACGGGGCGTTTCACCGCTCGGCCGAAGGGATGCTCGTCAACGACCAGGATATGCCCGTCCTGGGCGGCGGCGGCCCCATCCAACTGCCAGAGGGCCGCATTTCCGTGGGCGGCGACGGCGCGGTTTATGTCGATGGGGCCCAGGTCGGCCAGGTGGACGTGGTCACCGTGCAAAATTCCGACGCCCTGATGAAATATGGGGCAAACCTCTACATGCCCCAGACCGGAGCCACCATCCAGGAAGGGGTCATGCGGGCCGGAACCACCGAAGTGGCTCAGGGCTTTCTTGAAAAGCCCAACGTCGAGGTGGTGGAGGAGATGGTCTCCATGATCGAAACCCAGCGCACCTTTGAAGCCTATCAGAAGGTCATGACCAGCGCCAACGAACTTGACACCAAGGCCATCCGCGTCGGCACCGACAAGATGTAA
- a CDS encoding ribosome maturation factor RimP, with amino-acid sequence MLQKNAVADAVRDLIAPYVATLGLAVWGVELASAGHRQLVRLYLDLAADTPRTPERLGVTIDECARVSRHLGALLEVDEIFHNPYVLEVSSPGLSRRFFEAGQLPAYVGREIEAKLAAPREGRKRFKGILSGVSDQTVSMTVDPGAKEFSISFDFAEADKIRLIHAFDATPEGEADGDGGPYGNSEATS; translated from the coding sequence ATGCTTCAGAAAAACGCCGTGGCCGATGCCGTCCGGGATCTTATCGCCCCTTACGTCGCCACCCTGGGCCTTGCGGTCTGGGGGGTGGAGCTGGCTTCGGCCGGCCATCGCCAGCTTGTGCGCCTCTATCTCGACCTGGCCGCCGACACGCCGCGCACGCCCGAACGCCTGGGCGTGACCATCGACGAATGCGCCAGGGTCAGCCGCCATCTCGGCGCCCTTCTTGAGGTCGATGAAATTTTCCACAACCCCTATGTGCTGGAAGTCTCCTCGCCGGGGTTGTCGCGCCGGTTTTTCGAAGCCGGCCAACTGCCCGCCTACGTCGGCCGGGAGATCGAGGCCAAGCTGGCCGCGCCCCGCGAGGGACGCAAGCGTTTCAAAGGCATCCTGTCCGGCGTCTCGGACCAGACCGTGTCCATGACCGTGGACCCCGGGGCCAAGGAATTTTCGATTTCGTTTGATTTTGCCGAGGCGGACAAAATCCGCCTCATCCACGCTTTTGACGCCACACCCGAAGGAGAGGCCGACGGCGACGGCGGGCCGTACGGCAACTCGGAGGCAACCTCATGA
- the rbfA gene encoding 30S ribosome-binding factor RbfA — translation MKRTASRRSHRLADQIAREMATALLEDVRDPRLELVTITGVTLNADLSVAQVFYTLSGDDARLAGAAKALDQGRGFLRTLLGQRLHMKFVPELRFSRDTYLEDMVYARPQE, via the coding sequence ATGAAACGCACCGCCTCGCGCCGCTCGCACCGGCTTGCCGATCAGATCGCCCGGGAAATGGCCACCGCCCTTCTGGAAGACGTCCGCGATCCCCGCCTGGAACTCGTGACCATAACCGGCGTGACCTTAAACGCCGACCTGTCCGTGGCCCAGGTCTTCTACACGCTCAGCGGCGACGACGCCCGTCTGGCCGGCGCGGCCAAGGCCCTGGACCAGGGGCGCGGCTTCCTGCGCACGCTGCTTGGCCAGCGCCTGCACATGAAATTCGTGCCCGAACTGCGTTTTTCCCGCGATACCTACCTGGAGGACATGGTCTATGCCCGACCCCAGGAGTGA
- the infB gene encoding translation initiation factor IF-2: MNKIKMKDIAKELALSSKDMLHLLRELGIQVKSQMATLTDEEAAQLRARVRQGSSGRTQVIDTEVSPGVIVRRRKAAPTPPADAAPAPRDLEPESPATAVDPVVATAPAEPEHEEPVEVQYQPQAEDFEAFAEPVDEEPTPPAPAPRTGGARIVRPAPTARIIERPEPEKAEEPAAPAVAAEPVAEAPAPVQTPAAPVVEDTSLTPEATVQAPPAAPEAGPAAADAGQPAKQPPRRPEPASTAPKVRIISMPDPKRPPAPERRPASSDGPRPGGPGRPGGPGRPGAPGGFAPGAPRPAGRPVPGMPPAAGDDASKKRKKDRRVVEFTGPGADGDRRKAAGPGGKKKVSEVQDRTGGRGSKFKRKKTRDDFLSSKSDAGAQPMKAAKRKIRMEETIRVSDLARQMGAKAQDLIKVLLGLGALVTINQSLDIETATLAAAEFGFEVERSGFSEDDYIINAEADKPEDMRPRPPVVTIMGHVDHGKTSLLDAIRASNVVSGEAGGITQHIGAYHVTTSRGDIVFLDTPGHEAFTAMRARGAQVTDIVVLVVAADDGVMDQTREAVNHSRAAGVPIVVAVNKIDKPDANPDRVKRELGDLGLVPEEWGGDTIFANVSAKQKLGLDELLEMILLQAEVLQLHANPGKRARGHIVEARLDKGRGPVATVLIQEGTLHQGDAFVCGVFSGRVRACFDDQGRKIKEAGPAMPIEVQGFEGVPEAGDEFVGVEDEKVARRIAETRATKQRERELGKASKVTLETFLASRPEAEAQTLNLVLKADVQGSLEAIADALKKLSTDKVKVNIIHAGAGAITESDVLLASASSAIIIGFNVRPTIKVKEMAERESVDVRFYDIIYKVVSEIKDAMSGMLAPVIREQYLGQAEVRDTFSVPRVGTVAGCGVMDGKLTRNAGVRLVRDGVVVYTGKLASLRRFKDDVKEVTKGYECGVGLENFNDIKVGDVIEAFESVEEKATL, translated from the coding sequence GTGAACAAGATTAAAATGAAGGACATTGCCAAGGAGCTTGCCCTGTCCAGCAAGGACATGCTGCATCTCCTGCGCGAACTCGGTATCCAGGTCAAAAGCCAGATGGCCACGCTGACCGACGAGGAAGCCGCCCAATTGCGCGCCCGTGTGCGCCAGGGCAGCTCCGGCCGCACCCAGGTCATCGACACCGAGGTTTCGCCCGGCGTCATCGTCCGCCGCCGCAAGGCCGCCCCCACCCCCCCGGCCGACGCCGCGCCAGCCCCCCGGGATCTCGAACCCGAATCGCCGGCGACCGCCGTCGATCCCGTGGTTGCGACAGCCCCGGCCGAGCCGGAACACGAGGAGCCCGTCGAGGTGCAGTACCAGCCCCAGGCCGAAGATTTCGAGGCCTTTGCCGAACCAGTCGACGAGGAGCCCACTCCCCCCGCGCCGGCTCCCCGCACGGGCGGCGCGCGCATCGTGCGCCCGGCCCCCACGGCCCGCATCATTGAGCGGCCCGAACCCGAAAAGGCCGAGGAGCCCGCTGCCCCCGCCGTGGCCGCCGAACCCGTGGCCGAAGCCCCGGCCCCGGTTCAGACGCCGGCCGCGCCCGTGGTCGAGGATACGTCCCTGACTCCCGAGGCGACCGTCCAGGCGCCGCCAGCGGCTCCCGAGGCCGGCCCGGCGGCCGCCGACGCGGGCCAGCCGGCCAAGCAGCCGCCCCGCCGTCCCGAGCCGGCCTCCACCGCGCCCAAGGTGCGCATCATTTCCATGCCCGATCCCAAGCGGCCGCCGGCCCCCGAACGCCGGCCGGCCTCTTCCGATGGCCCCCGTCCCGGTGGTCCCGGCCGTCCTGGCGGCCCCGGCCGTCCCGGCGCTCCGGGCGGCTTTGCCCCGGGCGCGCCGCGTCCGGCCGGCCGGCCCGTGCCCGGCATGCCGCCGGCAGCCGGCGATGACGCGTCCAAGAAGCGCAAGAAAGATCGCCGCGTGGTGGAATTTACCGGTCCGGGCGCCGACGGCGACCGCCGCAAGGCCGCCGGTCCCGGCGGCAAGAAGAAAGTCTCCGAGGTCCAGGATCGCACCGGCGGTCGCGGCTCGAAGTTCAAGCGCAAAAAGACCCGCGACGACTTCCTGTCCTCCAAGTCCGACGCCGGGGCCCAGCCCATGAAGGCCGCCAAGCGCAAGATCCGCATGGAAGAAACCATCCGGGTCTCGGATCTGGCCCGCCAGATGGGAGCCAAGGCCCAGGATCTCATCAAGGTCCTGCTCGGCCTTGGAGCGCTGGTGACCATCAACCAGTCCCTGGACATCGAAACCGCCACCCTGGCCGCGGCCGAGTTCGGGTTCGAAGTTGAACGTTCGGGCTTTTCCGAGGACGACTACATCATCAACGCTGAAGCCGATAAGCCCGAGGACATGCGTCCGCGTCCGCCCGTGGTCACCATCATGGGCCACGTCGACCACGGCAAAACCTCGCTGCTCGACGCCATCCGGGCCTCCAACGTCGTGTCCGGCGAGGCCGGCGGCATCACCCAGCACATCGGCGCCTATCACGTGACCACCAGCCGGGGCGACATCGTCTTCCTCGACACCCCGGGCCACGAAGCCTTCACCGCCATGCGCGCCCGCGGCGCCCAGGTCACTGATATCGTGGTCCTGGTCGTGGCCGCCGACGACGGCGTCATGGACCAGACCCGCGAGGCGGTCAACCACTCCCGGGCCGCCGGCGTGCCCATTGTCGTGGCCGTCAACAAGATCGACAAGCCCGACGCCAACCCCGACCGGGTCAAGCGCGAACTGGGCGATCTGGGCCTTGTGCCCGAAGAATGGGGCGGCGACACCATCTTCGCCAACGTTTCGGCCAAGCAGAAGCTCGGTCTCGACGAACTGCTGGAAATGATTCTCCTGCAGGCCGAAGTGCTGCAGCTCCACGCCAATCCGGGCAAGCGCGCCCGGGGGCATATCGTCGAAGCCCGCCTGGACAAGGGCCGGGGCCCCGTGGCCACGGTGCTCATCCAGGAAGGCACCCTGCACCAGGGCGACGCCTTTGTCTGCGGCGTGTTCTCCGGCCGGGTGCGAGCCTGTTTCGACGACCAGGGCCGCAAGATCAAGGAAGCCGGACCGGCCATGCCCATCGAGGTCCAGGGCTTTGAGGGCGTGCCCGAGGCCGGCGACGAATTCGTCGGCGTCGAGGACGAAAAGGTCGCCCGCCGCATCGCCGAGACCCGGGCCACCAAGCAGCGCGAACGCGAACTGGGCAAGGCCTCCAAGGTCACCCTGGAAACCTTCCTGGCCAGCCGCCCCGAAGCCGAAGCCCAGACGCTTAATCTGGTGCTCAAGGCCGACGTGCAGGGCTCCCTGGAAGCCATTGCCGACGCGCTTAAAAAGCTCTCCACCGACAAGGTCAAGGTCAACATCATCCACGCCGGGGCCGGGGCCATCACCGAATCCGACGTGCTCTTGGCCTCCGCCTCCTCAGCCATCATCATCGGGTTCAACGTGCGCCCGACCATCAAGGTCAAGGAAATGGCCGAGCGCGAGAGCGTGGACGTGCGCTTCTACGACATCATCTACAAGGTCGTCAGCGAAATCAAAGACGCCATGTCCGGCATGCTCGCCCCGGTGATCCGCGAACAGTACCTCGGCCAGGCCGAGGTGCGCGACACCTTCAGCGTGCCCCGGGTCGGCACCGTGGCCGGCTGCGGCGTCATGGACGGCAAGCTCACCCGCAACGCCGGCGTGCGCCTGGTGCGCGACGGCGTGGTGGTCTACACCGGCAAGCTCGCTTCGCTGCGCCGCTTCAAGGACGACGTCAAGGAAGTCACCAAAGGCTACGAATGTGGCGTCGGTCTGGAAAACTTCAACGACATCAAGGTCGGCGACGTCATCGAGGCCTTCGAGTCCGTGGAAGAAAAGGCCACCCTGTAA
- a CDS encoding flagellar basal body L-ring protein FlgH, whose amino-acid sequence MRRTPLIPLALIAAAVVGCAPATKQAAPAPQMTPPVAKAPPPADNPGSIYSQSQPTFLFDDTRARRIGDILTVNIVDTSKSDLKAETKNDRTASNELGVQNYFSNKNVAGNLSGQLGGPNFGMNGLIGSDPIVKTNTAQKFQSKGETKRESAVTASIGARIVNILPGGVMQVEGARQTRVNDENQIIVIKGLVRPIDIGPNNTVLSTMLADCQIEYYGEGDLADRQKSGWLTRILDNVWPF is encoded by the coding sequence ATGAGACGCACACCGCTTATCCCCCTGGCCCTTATCGCCGCCGCCGTCGTCGGCTGCGCGCCGGCCACCAAGCAGGCCGCCCCGGCTCCCCAGATGACGCCGCCCGTGGCCAAGGCCCCGCCGCCGGCCGACAACCCCGGCTCCATCTACAGCCAAAGCCAGCCCACCTTCCTTTTCGACGACACCCGGGCCCGGCGCATCGGCGACATCCTCACCGTCAACATCGTGGACACCTCCAAGTCCGACCTCAAGGCCGAGACCAAAAACGACCGCACGGCCAGCAACGAACTCGGGGTGCAAAACTATTTCAGCAACAAAAACGTGGCCGGCAACCTGTCCGGCCAGCTCGGCGGTCCCAACTTCGGCATGAACGGGCTTATCGGCAGCGATCCCATCGTCAAGACCAACACGGCCCAGAAGTTCCAGAGCAAGGGCGAGACCAAGCGCGAATCGGCCGTCACCGCCTCCATCGGCGCGCGCATCGTCAACATCCTGCCCGGCGGGGTGATGCAGGTCGAAGGGGCGCGTCAGACGCGGGTCAACGACGAAAACCAGATCATCGTCATCAAGGGGTTGGTGCGGCCCATCGACATCGGCCCCAACAACACCGTGCTGTCGACCATGCTGGCCGACTGCCAGATCGAATACTACGGCGAGGGCGACCTGGCCGACCGCCAGAAGAGCGGCTGGCTTACCCGCATCCTGGACAACGTCTGGCCGTTCTAA
- a CDS encoding flagellar basal body P-ring protein FlgI: MVAVLILAALVLGVVHTAHSARIKDIATVSGMRKNQLVGYGLVVGLSGTGDQRGSDFTVQSIYNMLDKMGVRVDKATLKPKNVAAVMVTAQMPVSSKAGSRLDVTVSSIGDSTSLLGGVLLVTPLKGIDGNIYAIAQGSVLVGGVSAQGAGASVSKNITTVGIVPGGGNIERSVPFAFNDQPDLTLSLRSPDFSTATRLAKRVNESLGQAMATAIDAGTIRLAVPPENQGNLAMLMASIENLDVTPDHRARVVVDEKTGTVVLGQNVQISPVAVTHGNLQIQIQESADVSQPLPFSDGRTVVTPETNIAVNEENRKLKMIEGATLQELVEGLNALGATPRDLISVLRTLEASGALSADLEVN; encoded by the coding sequence ATGGTGGCCGTGCTCATCCTGGCCGCCCTGGTGCTCGGCGTGGTCCACACGGCCCACAGCGCCCGCATCAAGGACATTGCCACGGTGTCGGGCATGCGCAAGAACCAGCTGGTGGGCTACGGCCTGGTGGTCGGGCTTTCCGGCACCGGCGACCAGCGCGGCTCGGATTTCACGGTCCAGTCCATCTACAACATGCTCGACAAGATGGGCGTGCGGGTGGACAAGGCGACGCTCAAGCCCAAAAACGTGGCCGCGGTCATGGTCACGGCCCAGATGCCGGTGTCGTCCAAGGCCGGCAGCCGGCTCGACGTCACGGTGTCGTCTATTGGCGACTCCACGAGCTTACTTGGCGGCGTGCTGCTGGTGACGCCCTTAAAGGGCATTGACGGCAACATCTACGCCATCGCCCAGGGTTCAGTCCTTGTCGGCGGCGTGTCGGCCCAGGGGGCCGGGGCGTCGGTGTCCAAAAACATCACCACCGTGGGCATCGTGCCCGGCGGCGGCAACATCGAACGCAGCGTGCCCTTTGCCTTCAACGACCAGCCCGATCTGACGCTGTCCCTGCGCAGTCCCGATTTTTCCACGGCCACGCGATTGGCCAAACGGGTCAACGAATCCCTGGGCCAGGCCATGGCCACGGCCATTGACGCCGGCACCATACGGCTGGCCGTGCCGCCCGAGAACCAGGGCAACCTGGCCATGCTCATGGCCTCCATCGAAAATCTCGACGTCACCCCGGACCACCGGGCCAGGGTGGTGGTGGACGAAAAGACCGGCACGGTGGTGCTGGGCCAAAACGTCCAGATTTCGCCGGTGGCCGTCACCCACGGCAACCTCCAGATCCAGATACAGGAATCGGCCGACGTGTCCCAGCCGTTGCCCTTCTCCGACGGCCGCACCGTGGTCACGCCCGAGACCAACATCGCGGTCAACGAGGAGAACAGGAAGCTCAAGATGATCGAAGGCGCGACCCTGCAAGAGCTGGTCGAGGGGTTAAACGCCCTGGGGGCCACGCCGCGCGACCTCATCAGCGTCCTGCGCACCTTGGAAGCCTCGGGGGCGCTCTCGGCCGACCTCGAAGTCAACTAG